Part of the Nostoc sp. ATCC 53789 genome, GCGATTGCGATGATTGTGCCATTGATGCCTATGGATTCTAGCAAACCCAAAGATACAGCATCATCAAAAAGCGTCGGGCTTTTGGAATTGACCCAAGCGGATCAAAGTCGTTTGCCAGAAAGCACCCCCAAAATTGGTTTACAACAACTTCCTCCAATAGCGCCGCTTTCTGCGCCTAACTTTAGCGCCCAAGCTGGATTGTCCCCATTGGTAGCACCGCCATCCGGCAGCCAGCTAGTACTGCCTCCGCTACCCCCATCATCGAATAACTATCGAGTCTCCTCATTGCCTACAAGACAGTCTTTGCGGATGATTCCTAGTGATAATTTGCGATTTGATGCTTCTAAATTTGACAACTCTAAATTCAATAGCAGCCCCAAATTTACTCCATCAGTTCCTCGTGTAAATGTCAGTGATACCAAATACGAGGCATCTAAGCCGTTAGATGTAAATAGGTTGCCAGTATTGCAGTCGCAGCAAATACCTAATGATATTCTGCAAAATGCTCAATCTCAGAACCTTTCTAACAGTAACCCGATTACACCAGTACAGGGAAATATTGCTCCACAAATAACGCAGCCGGTTAATAATGCGTCTAAGCCTATGGCTCAAAACCAGCTCATAAATTCTTTAAAACAAGCTCCAAGGGCTGGGGATAGCTTAACCCTAATTAGGGGAACCACGTCACAATCGCCTGATTTATCTCGAACAGGGACTGAGTTGGCGATCGCACAGCTAGATTCTTATGCAAACCTGAGAAAAGAAGTTCAGCAACAATACCCCAACGCAGAACAAAAACCAGTCATTCGCCAAACGTTACCCACAGATAAGCCAAATCTTCAAGGCTCTGTTTTGGGTGTATTAGTGGTAGACCCTGATGGTAAGGTTCTAGATATCAAGTTTCAAGACAAGCTAGTTTCCCCGGAATTGCAATTAAAAGCTAGGGAATACTTCAACAAGCAATCCCCCAAGGGAGATAAACGGATCAGTTCCTATCCCTTTAACCTAGATTTCCAAAACAGTACTAGCAACAGCACTGGGACTACTCCATTATCTACACCTGGCATCAATAACAATCAGCTTACCCCTTTACCAGCAGCTACTTCTAAACCATTTCCCGATCTGCGAATCAGAAATAACCAGATATCGCCTTCATCAACAAGTATTCTTAAACCATTAGCTGCACCGGGAGTAAATGGCAATCAGCCTGTCTTAACACCCGCAGCTACCCCCAAACCATTATCTGAATTGCAAATCAGAAATAACCTCACACCTTCATCGGCAGCTAATACTTCGAAACCCTTAGTGCTACCGAGAGTCAATAAGGTTCAGGCTACACCCTCTACTGAATCCGATAAAAAACTAGTAGAACGGTTGCGTGAAGTCAAGGAAAACAGAGACAAGTCTAATCCAGAAAAATAATCACTTGCTGGTGATTTGGGATTAAAAACTAGGTAAAGGGGTAGTTATAAACCGCATCTATACAAATAAAACCCACTTCCGTGGGTTTCAAATTTTCTTTAGTCTGCTTCCTGTGGCTAAGTTTGTGTAGCCGTGAGTTTTATTCACTTTGGCTCTAAGTTGACACCTATGAGTATTGCTGCGCTCGTAAGAGCGATCTATATTCCATACAATTGAGAGCTAGTTTACCAGCCTTGTTCTGCATTCTGAAAAACGTAGGCAGCTACCTCTAGAATCTCTTCAGCACTTAACTTTCCTTTAAAGGCAGGCATAGCATTTTTACCATTTTGGACTTGGTGGATAATCGCCTCGATTGAGTCGCTATCATAATTTTCTAGGTATTTTGACAATGCTTCCTTTTTCAAGGTTTTCTGGCTAATAAGGATATTACCGCCACCTATATGGCAAGAAGCGCAGTTAGCCTCGAAAACTTTAGCACCGTTGGATATTTCGGCAGCTAGTGCTGGACTAATGAATGTAAATTTGAATAGAGCGATCGCTATCATTAAGATTAATAAAAGTATTCTCAAGAGAATTTCCTCGCAACAAGCCTCCAGCAAGAGTATAAACGTGATTAATCCCTGATTAAGTCAAATTTGATCAAAATTGGCGGTAACGAATTCATCCCTCAATCGCTACAGATTGTTTAGCGTTTTAGGGGACGATAAGACTCGTTACCGCCATTTATCCATTGTGTGCGTCACTCTAGGAGCGTGGCGTGTTGCTATGAGGTAATTTCACAGAGAGAAATCATCTTCTGTCAACGAGGATGTTTCTAGCCTTGGACAGTAATTTTACCAACCATGCCAGCACCACGGTGAGGTTCGCAATAGAAGGTGTAGTCACCAGCGGGTGCGTCTGCGGGGAAAGTGGTTGTTTCCTTTTTACCAGCACTCATCAGCAAAGTCTTATGAGAAAGAGATTTTGCTAAAGCGGCATCCTTTGCAGGGTTTTTGGCAGGGTCAAACACAACGTTGTGGGGAGGAACTTTATTGTTCACCCATTCAATTGTGTCACCTGGTTTAATGGTCAAGTTTTTCGGTTCAAATGCTAGCAGTCCTTTATCGCTACCCAATTTAACCTGGTAGGTTTCAGCAGAAGCACTGGGAGTAAAAACTGCAAAACTACTAACAACTAAAATGATTGTCAACACAGCTAAACTAAAGCGTCGCAAGCTTGCCGAAATCAATTTCATGGCTCTCTCCTAACAAACAATTTTTTTTCCTTTCTCATTTTAAATAAAATCAACACCAAATATGACAATCTGTCATAGATACAATTTTTTTTTAAGAAATGGGGAGTAATTTATTGCAAAAAGCTGTGAAATCAGTAGGGAATGGGGAATGGGGAATGGGGAGTAGGGAGCAGATGGGAAAGAGGTAATTCTTATCTCCCCCTTGCCCCCTGCCCCTCTGCTTTTTGTGCCCTATTCCCAATGCCCTATTCCCAATGACTCAGTTCCAGGATTTAGTAATAGATTTTTCCGCCTCCCCACTTAGTGCCAACGATTTTGGGTTGTATGAGAATATGACCAGCGATCGCTTCCAAGTCTTCATCCGTCAGATTTCGCATTGCTGTGAAAATATCTGCACTCTTGATACTGGGGTGGATTTCGGAAATCTCTTCTTCCCCATCGTAAGTAGTAGGATTTTTGAGATAATCCACCAAGCCTTCAATGTTATTACGGTTGGGTGTTGCCAGTGCCAGATCGTCTGGAGTAAGTCCAACGTTCTGGTTTGTCTTGGTAACTCCCCCAGCATGACATTGGGCACAAGCGTAATTAAATAAGCGTTTGCCTTCTTTTACTTGTTTCAGGCTAAGTACGGTGGTCTCACCCTGAGCATTTAATGGCACTGTTCGGGTAGCTTTGTCTAGTTCCACTGCTGTCGCGCTACCGACAAGCAACTGAAACGAGAGTAAAACAGTGGCCACAACAACGCCAATTAGTCTTCTAAACATGTTTCCCCTTAAAATTTTTGACGCTCAACACAGCTAAGAAAGCGGTTCTCAATCTCCAAGCTGCTAATTGCTAATGACTCATTGTTTTTTGTCATTAGCTATCAATGATTAGCTAAAGCCCAAGATCACCCGTTAGGTGTCCTCGTCATCACCCACCAAGTCGCTAGTACCTTTTGGGTGTGTTTCAAACGATATTTGGGAAATAATTGCCTTTGCATCTTCTAACGCCAAACGGGTCTTTTGGTGTTTGTAGGCGATTCCCAGTTGGTTGCACAGAGAAAACACTTTTTCTACAGGTATACTGTAGTCGGCTGCTATCTCTGCGATCGATAGGTCTGCAAAACCCATAATGCTTGTTAACTGATAGATAGAGATTGAGTCGCTGTAATACCAATATCACGTTAGGAGTGCAATTTGTTGCCCAAAATACTGTTTGGGGAATGGGGAATGGGGCAAAACAGTTCCGAGTTCCGAGTTTCGAGTTCTGAGTAAATCTCAGTAAACAAGTAAGATTCCCCACTCAGCACTCAGCACTAACTACTCAGCACTCCTGAAGGGCATTGGGAATGGGGTTTAACCTTTTCCCCCAGTGAAGGTAACGCTTTGAATAAAGTAACGATTAAAAAAGGCGTAAATACCTAAAGCTGGTAGGGTAAAAACCATAGAAGCTGCCATAATGTAGTTCCAATAGCTAATGTATTGGCCTTTGAAGGTATTCA contains:
- the petE gene encoding plastocyanin gives rise to the protein MKLISASLRRFSLAVLTIILVVSSFAVFTPSASAETYQVKLGSDKGLLAFEPKNLTIKPGDTIEWVNNKVPPHNVVFDPAKNPAKDAALAKSLSHKTLLMSAGKKETTTFPADAPAGDYTFYCEPHRGAGMVGKITVQG
- the psbV gene encoding photosystem II cytochrome c-550, coding for MFRRLIGVVVATVLLSFQLLVGSATAVELDKATRTVPLNAQGETTVLSLKQVKEGKRLFNYACAQCHAGGVTKTNQNVGLTPDDLALATPNRNNIEGLVDYLKNPTTYDGEEEISEIHPSIKSADIFTAMRNLTDEDLEAIAGHILIQPKIVGTKWGGGKIYY
- the petJ gene encoding cytochrome c6 PetJ, coding for MRILLLILMIAIALFKFTFISPALAAEISNGAKVFEANCASCHIGGGNILISQKTLKKEALSKYLENYDSDSIEAIIHQVQNGKNAMPAFKGKLSAEEILEVAAYVFQNAEQGW